TGGAGATCACCAGAGAGGTGCAGGAGGCCGTGACCGCCTCCGGCGTCGGCGAAGGGGTCTGCCACGTCTATGTGCCCCACACCACGGCGGCCGTGACGGTGAACGAGCGGGCCGACCCCGATGTGCCGGAGGACATCCTGGGGATGCTCCACACCCTGGTGCCCCACAAGGCGGGGTACAGGCATATCGAGGGCAACGCCGACGCCCACATCAAGGCGACGCTGGTGGGGGTCTCCGAGACGATCCCCGTCTCCGGCGGGCGTCTGGCGCTGGGTCGCTGGCAGGGGGTCTTCTTCTGCGAGTTCGACGGCCCGCGGCGGCGGCAGGTCGCCGTGACCGTCACGGCCTGAGCGGGGCAATCCCGGAGCCGAACGAACGAGTCGCCCCCCGGCGCATCCGGGGGGCCTTTGCTGTATGATGCTGCTGGAGCAATCCAAAAGGGGCGGGTGGAAGATGATCGAGGAGCATCGCGAACAACGGACCGGTTTCATTGTGGCGCTGACCACATTTGTCGCCTGGGGATTTCTGGCCATGTACTGGAAGTTCCTGCAGGAGGTGCCGCCGCTGCAGATCCTGGCCCACAGGATTGTCTGGAGCATGCTCTTTCTCGTCCTCTGTCTGCTTGTCTCACGCAGACTGGGGGAGGTATGGGCGGCGCTCAGACAGAGGGCGACCATCGTCCTGCTGGTCTTCAGCAGTGTGGCCATCAGCGTCAACTGGCTCACCTACATCATCGGCGTCAACTCCGACCGGCTGCTGGAGGTGAGCATGGGGTACTACATCAATCCGCTGGTGAACGTCTTCTTCGGGTTTGTCATCTTCCACGACCGCCTGCGGCCCGTCCAGTGGTGCGCCATCGCCCTGGCTGCGGCGGGGGTGGGCTACCGGGTGGCCACCTTCGGGGCCGTCCCCTGGGTGGCCTTCATCCTGGCGGGGAGCTTCGGGACCTACGGGGTGCTGCGCAAACTGGCCCGGGTGGCGGCGATCCCCGGGCTCTCCATCGAAACGGTGATCCTCACCGTGCCGGCGGCGGGCTATCTGGCCTGGGCCCATGCCAACGGGCAGGGCGCCATGGGGGGGCTCGGCGCCGATATCGACCTGCTGCTGGTCGGTTCCGCGCTGGCCACGGCGCTGCCCCTGCTGGGGTTCACCTACGGGGCGCGCCGGCTCAGCCTGGTGACCCTGGGCCTGCTGCAGTATCTGGCCCCGACGATCCATTTCATCCTGGGGCTCTGGGTCTTCGGCGAGCCCTTCGGGACCACCCAGCTGGTCATGTTTGTCTGTATCTGGACGGCCCTGACGGTCTACACCGCCGAGGGGATCCTCCACCGCCGGCGTCTCGCCCTGGAGGGGGAGGCGGCGCTGGTGGAGGAGATCTCGAAGGATGGGGGTGCCTAGCGTGACGGAGCCGATCCTCTCTGTCGATCTCGCCGGCGGCACGGTGGAGACAGAACCGCTCTCCTCCCGGGAGTACGCCTTCGGCGGCCGGGGGACCAACCAGGAGCTGCTGGCGGAACGGATGCGCCCCGGGGTGGAGCCGCTTGACCCGGCGAGCTGGATCATGCTGGGGACGGGGGCCTTCACGGGCAGCGACATCCCCGCCTCGCCGCGGCTGGCGGTGGATTTCCGCAATGTGCTGAACGGCGGCGTGGGGTCCGCCAACTGCGGCGGGTTCTTCGGTGCCGCGCTGCGCAACGCCGGCGTGGCCCACCTCTGCATCACCGGTGCGGCGGAGCATCCCGTCTATCTGGAGGTGGACC
This genomic stretch from Synergistales bacterium harbors:
- a CDS encoding secondary thiamine-phosphate synthase enzyme YjbQ, which encodes MTEQFSVATSEREVFVEITREVQEAVTASGVGEGVCHVYVPHTTAAVTVNERADPDVPEDILGMLHTLVPHKAGYRHIEGNADAHIKATLVGVSETIPVSGGRLALGRWQGVFFCEFDGPRRRQVAVTVTA
- the rarD gene encoding EamA family transporter RarD; translation: MMLLEQSKRGGWKMIEEHREQRTGFIVALTTFVAWGFLAMYWKFLQEVPPLQILAHRIVWSMLFLVLCLLVSRRLGEVWAALRQRATIVLLVFSSVAISVNWLTYIIGVNSDRLLEVSMGYYINPLVNVFFGFVIFHDRLRPVQWCAIALAAAGVGYRVATFGAVPWVAFILAGSFGTYGVLRKLARVAAIPGLSIETVILTVPAAGYLAWAHANGQGAMGGLGADIDLLLVGSALATALPLLGFTYGARRLSLVTLGLLQYLAPTIHFILGLWVFGEPFGTTQLVMFVCIWTALTVYTAEGILHRRRLALEGEAALVEEISKDGGA